Below is a window of Myroides profundi DNA.
AGAGTATGCAGCTTTAGCATCAAGATTAGTAGTATAAATACCACCTTGAACTAATGAAAAATACATTTGCTCTAAACCAACTTTCTCTAATTCTTTTTCATAAGCTAACCATTGGTTCCATTGCTCTTGACCAGCACCTTTCATCATAGCAACAAATTGGTTGAATTTGTTGATGTCGAATTGTCCTACTTCATTTTGGAATTCTGGATTGTTAGCGAATGTAGGGTTGTTTTTAACAACGTTTACTAATTGGTCTTTACCAAGTCTTAAACCTAACTTTTCAAATTCGTTAGTAAGTAAAATATTATTTACTTCGCTGTTCCACACCATTACTCCTGCTTGAGTATTACTCATCTGCCCTTGTTTCTCAGCTTGAGCTACTTTATGTAGGAATTCTTGGGTATTAATTTCTTCACCATCTACACTACCAATGTTTCTAGATAGTCCACCTCCCGTGCTTCTTACTACGTCGCCAATAACGAATGCTAATAATGCAATACCAATTACGGCAATTAACAGAGCGGATTTTTGTCTAATTTTTGATAAAACTGCCATGCTTTTTTATTATGTGTAATTTTTTTCAGTGAGCGAAAATACAATTATCTATTTAATAATAAAAGGGGTAGTGCTATTATTTTAGTGCTTTCGTTAAGTTTTTATTTAGATTTCAGAATAATTAATTTGTTTTTTTATAATTATTGTTGAAATAGAGCAGATAAGAGAGGAATATTAGTGTAGGTTTAATAAAAAAAGAAAGGCGAGATGTTTATAATCTCGCCTTTACTAGTATATTATTTTTTGTTATACCCATCCATCTTTTTTAAGAATTTTCTTCGGAAGAAGAACATGAATATCGCTACTGCTGCTATCAAGAAACTCAACCAAGATCCTGTCTCACCAGCTACTATTTTTGATACACCATCGTATATAAATAGTACTGCGATAAATAAGTAGAAGAAAGGTATTATGCGTAATGCTTTCATTTTATTCGTTGTTTTTTACGCTTTCGGCGTAACTGTTAGTTGCTTTTACCTTGCTCATTTTACTGTCAAAGTCTATTCCTATTCCTCTAGTGAAGTTTTCGCTATCAGTAGAGGCTCTGTATTTGCCTTCTGTAAAGAACCATTCGTTTTTTTGATCATAGTAAAGTTGATCAGAAACAAGCTTCTTACCATCATGTGTTGTTATTACAACATTTCCTTGTAGGTCTATTAGGTCTGTCTTAGTATAACGGATAGCATAATCAGCTATTACAGTATTTTTATTTTTATCCTTGTCATATATCGTTAAGTGAATTCCGTCTGGAAATTCGGTAAATGGATATTTGACATTGCTGTAATCGAGCATTTTTGGACTTACTAAAATAGCTTTGACTCTCCCTGAATCTATGTATTGACCGCGCATATTTTCTACTTCACTGGCTGGAAAGAAACTTACTTTGTTGAATTTTTGAATTTCTTTAAAGTTGCTTTCACAAGAAAATAAACTTACAGCGATTGTGAAAAAGAATAGTATGCTTAAGAATTTAGAAAGTAATTTCATTTGTTAGCGTACTACAAATTAATCAAAACGACGTTTTTGGAACCAAAGGTCATTTAATGAGAATCCTACATAAACACTGAAATAGTTCTCTTTAACTAATCCATTATTTTTAGTTCCTCTGCTACCGTATTCAAAACCAATATTTAAGTTAGTGAATTTACGACGCTCTCCAATAGGTAAACCCACACCAAGATTAACAGCCATATCGTTGATAGCTTTGTCATTTAAGATAAGCCCAGTGTTTTCATATCTGAAACCTGCTCTATATACAACGCGATCTAGGTAACTACTAAATGAGTTATACTTAGGGATATAGAATCCTCCAAGAGAGAAACGATT
It encodes the following:
- the lptC gene encoding LPS export ABC transporter periplasmic protein LptC yields the protein MKLLSKFLSILFFFTIAVSLFSCESNFKEIQKFNKVSFFPASEVENMRGQYIDSGRVKAILVSPKMLDYSNVKYPFTEFPDGIHLTIYDKDKNKNTVIADYAIRYTKTDLIDLQGNVVITTHDGKKLVSDQLYYDQKNEWFFTEGKYRASTDSENFTRGIGIDFDSKMSKVKATNSYAESVKNNE